From Thalassoglobus sp. JC818, one genomic window encodes:
- a CDS encoding TIM barrel protein — MAHSLPKLHNAMWPGLVGKEEGTDNPPISLDRMLELTAQANVNGTRFDGIDYFLFLPHTDPDASDDELRQIADKIASHGFSVGSLVAPVWPGTVGDSAMGDEESRKKFLTAVEKACRIARIFNEHGVRKYGVIRIDSAEFGVEKWREDASANTKKIAATFREAAKIAEDNGERLAAEGEICWAGMHSWRDMLNLLEEVGMPQSLGFQADLAHTYLYLMGYNAPEHALLKEGDSDEAFWEAYKTMTDALRPWTIDFHVAQNDGTVHGTGSHDKTGKHCPADDPNGKLDIVKCAGYWLEGATDRGIEHICWDGCMFPNSMLETASTWNTILGKMIEVRDAHGWDS, encoded by the coding sequence ATGGCCCATTCGCTTCCCAAACTTCACAACGCCATGTGGCCGGGACTGGTTGGAAAAGAAGAAGGCACGGATAATCCTCCGATTTCACTCGACCGCATGCTGGAGTTGACAGCACAGGCGAATGTGAACGGAACTCGTTTTGACGGCATCGATTACTTTCTGTTTCTGCCACATACCGATCCGGACGCGAGTGATGATGAGCTGCGGCAAATTGCCGACAAGATCGCCAGCCACGGATTCTCAGTCGGCTCGCTCGTGGCCCCAGTCTGGCCGGGCACTGTCGGTGATTCCGCGATGGGAGATGAGGAATCCCGCAAGAAATTTCTGACAGCCGTCGAAAAAGCCTGTCGCATTGCCCGTATTTTCAATGAGCATGGAGTTCGCAAGTACGGAGTGATCCGCATCGATTCCGCGGAATTCGGCGTGGAAAAATGGCGCGAAGACGCTTCGGCAAACACCAAGAAAATTGCTGCAACGTTTCGCGAAGCTGCGAAGATCGCCGAAGACAACGGAGAACGTCTCGCAGCAGAGGGAGAAATCTGCTGGGCTGGAATGCATTCCTGGAGAGATATGCTCAACCTGCTGGAAGAAGTGGGAATGCCGCAATCGCTCGGTTTTCAAGCCGATTTGGCCCACACCTACCTGTATCTCATGGGCTACAACGCTCCGGAACATGCTCTGCTGAAAGAAGGCGATTCCGACGAGGCCTTCTGGGAGGCATACAAGACCATGACCGATGCACTTCGTCCCTGGACGATTGATTTCCACGTCGCTCAGAACGATGGAACCGTGCATGGCACCGGAAGCCACGATAAGACCGGAAAACACTGCCCAGCTGATGATCCGAACGGAAAACTCGACATCGTGAAATGCGCCGGCTACTGGCTCGAGGGAGCAACGGATCGCGGCATTGAGCATATTTGCTGGGATGGATGTATGTTCCCCAACTCGATGCTCGAAACCGCATCGACCTGGAACACGATCCTCGGCAAGATGATCGAGGTTCGAGACGCACACGGTTGGGATTCTTAA
- a CDS encoding glutamine amidotransferase, whose product MRFVIQPVWNWPLVVVTIIVMLTVLLWTYPRRVRHLSPGWRRVLIGLRLISALILIVAMLRPSIQISETDHQSSRLTVLLDQSRSMSTPDGTGDLTRREVLVQLVEENGETLEAFRDEVEVQFLDFATELLSSSSLKSTADGEYTAIGQTIDGLREDSSQDRLIGAILMSDGAQRAGGEADVDPLAAARRFAEQLGVPIHTVTVGTSDVSGSGIDLAIEDMQLDQSVTFERKTVPVHLQVKLNGASGKEVRVRLLIEDRTGVVDGESGEFREIPLSVDATPFRDLRTDKNSMTIPVELSFVAERAGEYKIAAEVVPDPGEVKVNNNRRETLITVRKGGLKVAYFDVPRPEQKFLRRLNDTAKIQVDTQVVLSGRFAQETNIDPDLFAPAKYDVFIIGDVPASVFQKDGNNLLRELALRVNEGAGLIMIGGLHNFGAGGYADTPLATLLPVKMSPEEKIRVDQENPDGHLQREVKFLPTVAGEDHYLMRLSGSQNDAAWRRLPLLGGANRLERKSGAVEVLAETETGDPLLLATDTGRARVLALGVDETWKWHLRGFQAEHQRFWQQLILWLAHKEFDSDQPVWVRVEPRSYAPHMPVVIEFGAQDESGEAIPDADYEVEVLLPSGETLKVTPQRFGDHGIGEFLETEAPGDYWVRVSAKHNGSALGLLASTRFVVDSRDIEMDNPAADPGLMSEIASVSGGSVVPPENFGEFLMRLLDEGIPPELKRYRTINLWDGWPPLILFVTLMSAEWVLRKKQGLV is encoded by the coding sequence ATGCGATTTGTAATCCAACCAGTTTGGAACTGGCCCTTGGTCGTCGTGACGATCATCGTGATGCTCACGGTGCTGCTATGGACGTATCCGCGACGGGTCCGGCATCTCTCGCCCGGCTGGCGGCGCGTCTTGATTGGTCTTCGCCTGATCTCAGCGCTGATTCTCATCGTGGCAATGCTCAGACCGTCGATCCAGATCAGCGAGACGGATCATCAATCGTCGAGGTTGACCGTGCTTCTCGATCAATCCCGAAGCATGTCGACTCCCGATGGAACCGGCGATCTCACTCGACGTGAAGTTCTCGTTCAACTCGTTGAAGAAAACGGGGAGACCCTCGAAGCGTTTCGCGATGAGGTCGAAGTCCAGTTCCTAGATTTCGCGACAGAATTGCTCTCGTCGAGCAGCCTCAAGTCGACAGCTGACGGGGAATACACCGCCATCGGTCAGACCATCGACGGGCTCCGGGAAGATTCGTCTCAGGATCGACTGATCGGTGCAATTCTGATGAGTGACGGTGCTCAGCGTGCCGGCGGAGAAGCGGATGTCGATCCTCTGGCAGCTGCGCGTCGATTCGCCGAACAGCTTGGCGTTCCCATTCACACGGTGACTGTGGGAACTTCGGATGTCTCGGGAAGTGGCATCGATCTCGCCATTGAAGACATGCAGCTCGATCAAAGTGTCACCTTCGAACGCAAGACCGTGCCGGTGCACTTGCAGGTCAAGTTGAATGGTGCCTCAGGCAAAGAGGTTCGAGTCCGTCTCCTGATTGAAGATCGAACCGGAGTTGTTGATGGCGAGTCTGGCGAATTTCGCGAGATTCCGCTGTCTGTCGATGCGACACCTTTTCGCGATCTCAGAACAGACAAAAACTCGATGACGATTCCAGTGGAGCTCTCATTCGTGGCGGAGCGTGCTGGCGAATACAAAATCGCTGCCGAAGTGGTTCCCGATCCGGGCGAAGTCAAAGTCAACAATAATCGACGCGAGACGTTGATTACCGTTCGGAAAGGTGGCCTCAAGGTTGCTTATTTTGACGTCCCTCGTCCCGAACAGAAGTTTCTGCGAAGACTGAATGACACCGCGAAAATTCAGGTCGATACGCAAGTCGTTCTCTCGGGGCGATTCGCTCAGGAAACCAACATCGACCCCGATCTGTTCGCTCCCGCAAAGTATGACGTTTTCATCATCGGTGATGTCCCAGCTTCGGTCTTTCAGAAGGATGGCAACAATCTCTTGAGAGAACTCGCATTGCGAGTGAATGAAGGGGCGGGGCTCATCATGATCGGCGGACTCCACAACTTTGGAGCTGGCGGATATGCCGATACTCCGTTGGCCACGCTGCTGCCCGTGAAGATGTCGCCGGAAGAAAAAATTCGCGTCGATCAGGAAAATCCGGACGGTCATTTGCAGAGAGAAGTCAAATTCCTTCCGACTGTAGCGGGGGAAGATCACTATCTGATGCGTCTCTCCGGTTCTCAAAACGATGCTGCCTGGCGTCGGCTGCCTCTCTTGGGAGGAGCGAATCGGCTCGAACGCAAGTCGGGCGCTGTCGAAGTGTTGGCTGAGACTGAAACCGGTGATCCACTTCTTCTCGCCACCGATACCGGTCGCGCTCGTGTACTCGCTTTGGGAGTTGACGAAACCTGGAAATGGCATCTTCGAGGCTTTCAGGCGGAGCATCAACGATTCTGGCAGCAGCTCATTCTCTGGTTGGCCCACAAGGAATTCGATTCCGATCAACCTGTTTGGGTGCGCGTTGAGCCGCGAAGCTACGCGCCACACATGCCTGTCGTGATTGAATTCGGAGCGCAGGATGAATCGGGAGAAGCGATTCCCGACGCAGACTACGAAGTTGAGGTATTGTTGCCATCGGGAGAGACTCTCAAAGTGACACCCCAACGGTTCGGCGATCACGGAATCGGAGAGTTTCTGGAGACTGAAGCCCCCGGTGATTACTGGGTGCGCGTCTCGGCAAAGCACAATGGGTCTGCCTTGGGGTTGCTGGCGTCGACCCGTTTTGTCGTCGATTCCCGTGACATTGAAATGGACAACCCGGCGGCCGATCCTGGATTGATGTCAGAGATTGCCAGTGTGAGCGGTGGGAGTGTTGTACCTCCCGAGAATTTTGGAGAGTTTTTGATGCGGCTGCTGGACGAAGGAATTCCCCCGGAACTCAAACGCTATCGCACGATCAATCTCTGGGATGGCTGGCCTCCACTGATCCTCTTTGTGACGCTGATGTCCGCAGAATGGGTGCTTCGCAAGAAGCAGGGTCTGGTTTGA